A window of Leptolyngbya sp. FACHB-261 genomic DNA:
CGTTGGTGGCTCAATGGCTGACTCCCCACGCTGGGGCAGACGGCCAACCTTGTTGTGGTCCACAGCGATCTCTGCTGCGGGAGCCTTGCTGTTTGCCTGCGCCAACGGCTTTGTCAGCTTTGTATTTGCCAATCTAATTGCAGGCATCGGGCAAGGACTATTTTGGCCAGCAGGGGAAGCAGCCATTGCCGATATCACCACCCGTCAGCAGCGCAATGAAGCCTACGCCCTCACGCGTCTGGCGGACAACTTAGGCCTGGGAATTGGGGTGGCCCTTAGCGGCTTAGTGATGTCGTCAGCGGCCCATCGAGCAGGCGGCTCGCTCAATCAGGTTTACCGCACTCTATTTGTGGTCGATGCTGTTTCCTTTGTGGTGTTCTTCGCCGTGGTTTACTTTGCGATCACGGAGACCCGCAAGAAGTCTGAGTCCGCTCCAGGTCAACGAGGCTGGATTGTGGCCTTGCAGGATCGTAGTTTGCTAGTCTTTGCCGCGATCAATGTCCTATTCACTACCTACCTGGCCCAAATTAGCAGCAGCCTGCCGCTCTATTTCAATAACTTCATCGAGTTTCCGCCAGAGATTATCAGCTTGCTATTTACCGGGCACATCGCCCTAGCCGCTGTAGTTCAACTCCCCGTGGCTCGACGTCTCAATCGCCTGAGCCGTACCGATGCCCTGTCGTTATCTCTGCTGTTGTGGGCAGCTGGGTTCAGTCTAGTTTGGGTCAGTGCGCTCTTGCCCTCTGCCGAGCTGCTCCTGGCCGTTCTGGCACTGGTTCTCGCTTCGTTCGGCATGGTAACTTACAACCCCTCGGCATCAGCGCTGGTGGCCGATTTGGCCCCGGCTCAACTGCGTGGTGTGTACTTGTCGATCAATTCCCTGTGCTGGGCAGCAGGCTATGCCGTGGGGCCCTTTGTCGGCGGTGTTGTATTGGACCGGCCTCAGCCTTGGCCCAATCTGTTGTGGTTGGGACTGGCGCTGAGCGCGGTTGCGGGTTTACTTGGGTTGCAGGAATTACAGCGGATTCTGCCTGAAGCGATGAATCGGGGCTACTCTTCTACACGTCCCTGATGCCGGTTCTGCTGAGATAGGCTGGAGGTCTCGCTGAAGCGAGTCGTTCTTTCCAGCCTCTTGTTGCGATGACTGCCACGCCCCCCCCGCGCCCGAAGACCCCCAAAAAGCGCCCACCCATGATCTCCTGGCTGCTGTTTGGCGTGGCAACTGCCCTATTTGTGAACAGCTTGAGTGACTTCCAACGCACTCAAGTCAAATCAATTCCCTACAGCCAGTTCATTGAGGCTGTCAAGGACAACAAGGTTCGAGAAACTGAGATCACCGACGGCTTGATCCGAGGCTATTTCAGAGACTCGGCTTCGCCTACCACGTCAGCCAATGATCAGGCGACAGCTCCCTCTGGGACGTCAGGCCCAGGGCCAGCACCATCCGCAGAGCCTAGCCCAGAGCCAAGCTCAGCATTAACCCCAGTCCCGACCCCAACAGCCGCTCCAAACCCACTGCGGGCTGAGCGTCGCCAACCGCCAGATTTCGTTACGGTGCCCCTTGAGGACCCGCGTTTGCCCGCCCTGCTAGATCAGCACAACGTGGAATATCGGGTGTTGCCGCCAGAAGTTAACTGGTTTGGGGTTCTGCTCAACTGGCTGGTGCCACCCTTGCTATTGATCGGCGGCTTCTGGCTACTGACCAATGCTCAGGGACGGGGCACAGGGGTGATGAGCATTGGCAAGAGCAAAGCCCGCCTCTATGCAGCAGACGATGCCCAGCGCACTCGCTTTTCTGACGTGGCCGGGGTAGATGAGGCCAAGGCCGAACTTCAGGAAGTCGTTGATTTTCTCAAGTTTCCTGAGCGATACAGCCAGCTCGGCGGCAAAGTGCCCAAGGGTGTGTTGTTGATTGGCCCCCCTGGTACCGGCAAAACGCTACTGGCCAAAGCGGTGGCCGGTGAGGCGGGAGTGCCCTTCTTTGCGCTGTCTGGCTCCGACTTTGTCGAGATGTTTGTCGGCGTAGGCTCAGCGCGGGTCCGCGACCTATTTGCTCAGGCGCAAAAACAAGCACCCTGCATTGTTTTTATTGATGAACTGGATGCTCTGGGTCGCTCCCGGGGTGGCAATCCTCTGGGCAGCAATGAAGAGCGCGAGCAAACCCTGAACCAACTCTTGGTGCAGATGGATGGCTTCGCCAGCAATAGCGGCATTATTTTGCTGGCAGCTACCAACCGCCCTGAGAGCCTGGATCCGGCTCTGCGGCGCGCTGGTCGCTT
This region includes:
- a CDS encoding MFS transporter, which gives rise to MRFSRWFRWLPQLDVRVWILFVGRLVSQTGTGFTLFYAAIFFVNQVGLTPTEVGVGLAAMSVSGVGGRIVGGSMADSPRWGRRPTLLWSTAISAAGALLFACANGFVSFVFANLIAGIGQGLFWPAGEAAIADITTRQQRNEAYALTRLADNLGLGIGVALSGLVMSSAAHRAGGSLNQVYRTLFVVDAVSFVVFFAVVYFAITETRKKSESAPGQRGWIVALQDRSLLVFAAINVLFTTYLAQISSSLPLYFNNFIEFPPEIISLLFTGHIALAAVVQLPVARRLNRLSRTDALSLSLLLWAAGFSLVWVSALLPSAELLLAVLALVLASFGMVTYNPSASALVADLAPAQLRGVYLSINSLCWAAGYAVGPFVGGVVLDRPQPWPNLLWLGLALSAVAGLLGLQELQRILPEAMNRGYSSTRP
- the ftsH gene encoding ATP-dependent zinc metalloprotease FtsH, coding for MTATPPPRPKTPKKRPPMISWLLFGVATALFVNSLSDFQRTQVKSIPYSQFIEAVKDNKVRETEITDGLIRGYFRDSASPTTSANDQATAPSGTSGPGPAPSAEPSPEPSSALTPVPTPTAAPNPLRAERRQPPDFVTVPLEDPRLPALLDQHNVEYRVLPPEVNWFGVLLNWLVPPLLLIGGFWLLTNAQGRGTGVMSIGKSKARLYAADDAQRTRFSDVAGVDEAKAELQEVVDFLKFPERYSQLGGKVPKGVLLIGPPGTGKTLLAKAVAGEAGVPFFALSGSDFVEMFVGVGSARVRDLFAQAQKQAPCIVFIDELDALGRSRGGNPLGSNEEREQTLNQLLVQMDGFASNSGIILLAATNRPESLDPALRRAGRFDRQVLVDRPDVSGREAILKVHVREVKLAEGVDLAKIAARTPGFAGADLANLVNEATLLAGRNQRSGVMMTDFEEAIERVIAGLERKSRVLNSNEKVVVAYHEVGHAIVGALMPGADPVTKISIIPRGASALGYTLQLPTEDRFLMEREELLGRITTLLGGRAAEEVTFGRITSGASNDIERATQTAILMVTQFGMSKLGPVNYEQDQGGFLEASQKRRMVSEKTAQAIDQEVSQIIDACHQRAVATLRENQALLVEMAEHLLEREILDGPDLLGYLKRSVPLPAANS